From one Cyanobacterium stanieri PCC 7202 genomic stretch:
- a CDS encoding pyrroline-5-carboxylate reductase (PFAM: NADP oxidoreductase coenzyme F420-dependent~TIGRFAM: pyrroline-5-carboxylate reductase~COGs: COG0345 Pyrroline-5-carboxylate reductase~InterPro IPR000304:IPR004455~KEGG: cyh:Cyan8802_1715 pyrroline-5-carboxylate reductase~PFAM: NADP oxidoreductase coenzyme F420-dependent~PRIAM: Pyrroline-5-carboxylate reductase~SPTR: Pyrroline-5-carboxylate reductase;~TIGRFAM: pyrroline-5-carboxylate reductase), which yields MSFKLGVIGGGVMAEAIISRLLEQKIYQADQIQVSEPQTQRREYWQDSYGVGTTDNNGLLFGSCEILLLAIKPQIFSAVVADLAGQNSAHFPRLVISILAGTSLSKLESAFPQCGIIRVMPNTPALVGQGMSAIAPNDKVKEADLNTAQSIFSAIGEVIEVPEYMMDAVTGLSGSGPAFVAMMIEALSDGGVAVGLPRAIATQLALQTVLGTAELIKTKELHPAVLKDQVTSPGGTTIAGVSQLEKNGFRYALIEAVRAAKHRSQELNQG from the coding sequence GTGTCTTTTAAATTAGGTGTTATTGGTGGGGGAGTGATGGCAGAGGCGATCATTTCCCGTCTTTTGGAACAAAAAATATATCAAGCAGATCAAATACAAGTAAGTGAACCCCAAACTCAGCGCCGAGAATATTGGCAAGATAGTTATGGGGTTGGCACTACTGATAATAATGGCTTATTGTTTGGGAGTTGTGAGATTTTGTTGTTAGCCATTAAGCCCCAAATTTTTTCGGCGGTGGTGGCTGATTTGGCAGGACAAAATTCTGCCCATTTTCCCCGTTTAGTGATTTCTATTTTGGCAGGTACTTCCCTAAGCAAATTGGAGTCGGCTTTTCCTCAATGTGGCATCATCCGAGTAATGCCCAATACCCCTGCTTTGGTAGGTCAGGGCATGAGTGCGATCGCACCTAATGATAAAGTAAAGGAAGCAGATTTAAACACAGCCCAATCAATATTCAGTGCCATTGGCGAAGTGATTGAAGTACCAGAATATATGATGGACGCAGTCACAGGGTTATCGGGTTCTGGTCCTGCCTTTGTAGCCATGATGATAGAGGCCCTTAGTGATGGGGGAGTGGCGGTAGGCTTACCCCGTGCCATCGCTACCCAACTGGCATTGCAGACGGTGCTAGGTACCGCAGAATTGATCAAAACCAAAGAGTTACATCCTGCGGTATTAAAAGATCAAGTTACTAGCCCTGGGGGTACTACCATTGCAGGGGTTTCCCAGCTAGAAAAAAATGGTTTTCGTTATGCTCTCATCGAAGCGGTAAGAGCGGCAAAACATCGCTCTCAAGAGTTAAATCAAGGATAA
- a CDS encoding protein of unknown function DUF552 (PFAM: Protein of unknown function (DUF552)~COGs: COG1799 conserved hypothetical protein~InterPro IPR007561~KEGG: syp:SYNPCC7002_A1918 hypothetical protein~PFAM: protein of unknown function DUF552~SPTR: Genome sequencing data, contig C281) translates to MRKTFFGGLEKLKNIVNRPNDDYDSFEQEMEEMMSEEMIEEEEEDSQLFDEPVAPIREDEAVAPHSPFTRRRRRAPSMDMDSNSDLDMEQNRMSSRFPSNVIGLPGVNTTMNEIEIFEPHTFEQASEVINLLKQQRSVVLNLNLMESYEAQRAVDFVTGGTAALDGNCERVGESIFVFTPRNVQVTNSKGSSSVGKKSEQNAVDDFSANGFSDSLWSNTPLPDLSSPLAQ, encoded by the coding sequence GTGAGAAAAACATTTTTTGGCGGCTTAGAAAAACTAAAAAATATAGTCAATCGACCCAATGACGATTACGATTCCTTTGAGCAAGAAATGGAAGAAATGATGTCCGAGGAGATGATTGAAGAAGAGGAAGAAGATTCTCAATTATTTGATGAGCCTGTGGCCCCTATTAGGGAAGACGAAGCAGTAGCCCCCCATTCTCCTTTTACCCGTCGTCGCCGTCGTGCGCCTTCTATGGATATGGATAGTAATAGTGATTTAGATATGGAGCAAAACAGAATGTCCAGTCGTTTCCCTAGCAATGTAATTGGATTACCCGGAGTTAACACCACCATGAATGAAATTGAAATTTTTGAGCCTCACACCTTTGAACAAGCATCAGAAGTTATCAACCTTCTTAAACAACAAAGATCTGTTGTTCTTAATCTTAATTTAATGGAATCCTACGAAGCTCAAAGAGCCGTAGATTTTGTCACAGGAGGCACTGCCGCCCTTGATGGTAATTGTGAAAGGGTTGGGGAATCTATTTTTGTTTTCACCCCTAGAAATGTTCAAGTAACCAACTCTAAAGGTAGCTCTAGTGTGGGGAAAAAATCTGAACAGAATGCGGTAGATGATTTTAGCGCCAATGGCTTCTCTGACAGTCTCTGGAGTAATACTCCTCTACCTGATTTATCTTCTCCTTTGGCTCAATAA
- a CDS encoding histidine kinase (PFAM: His Kinase A (phosphoacceptor) domain~COGs: COG0642 Signal transduction histidine kinase~InterPro IPR003661:IPR005467~KEGG: cyh:Cyan8802_3472 histidine kinase~PFAM: histidine kinase A domain protein~SMART: histidine kinase A domain protein~SPTR: Sensor protein) has protein sequence MNENTSLPQELKEAKIAYYNALLYARFQAGFLGRVSHEIRSPLGSLMSIHQLIVNDLCESPEEEKEFIAEAYNYAKKLMDMLDELIEVSKLEAGRFELELILLNCLDFVTFVKNKMKVQAANRNVILNIAQIDPQLLVLGDRQKLAQVFFYWLEVAIDLCELGTITLSADAVAPENQTRLTIELPFKSSEFNEPSQFHELPFEEVKGMDSFPQLSNGTKITLAQSLVRLMGGQFKVSNGTEKTTCLEIFLPNSETV, from the coding sequence ATGAATGAAAATACATCTTTGCCTCAAGAGCTAAAAGAAGCAAAAATTGCTTATTACAATGCCTTATTATATGCTCGTTTTCAAGCTGGTTTTTTGGGCAGGGTATCCCATGAAATTCGATCGCCTTTAGGTAGCTTAATGAGTATTCATCAACTAATTGTTAACGATTTGTGTGAAAGCCCGGAGGAAGAAAAGGAATTTATCGCAGAGGCCTACAATTACGCCAAAAAGTTAATGGATATGTTGGACGAATTAATTGAGGTTTCTAAGTTAGAAGCAGGTAGATTTGAGTTGGAGTTAATACTGCTCAATTGTCTTGATTTTGTGACTTTTGTTAAAAACAAAATGAAGGTACAAGCCGCTAACCGTAATGTGATATTGAATATAGCACAGATAGACCCCCAGTTATTAGTTTTAGGAGATCGTCAAAAATTAGCTCAGGTATTTTTTTATTGGTTGGAAGTGGCGATCGATCTTTGTGAATTGGGTACTATTACTTTATCAGCGGATGCTGTGGCACCAGAAAATCAGACAAGGTTAACCATTGAGTTACCCTTCAAAAGTAGTGAATTCAACGAACCTAGCCAATTTCATGAGTTACCTTTTGAGGAGGTTAAGGGTATGGATTCTTTTCCACAACTATCCAACGGTACCAAGATTACCCTCGCTCAAAGTTTGGTTAGATTGATGGGAGGGCAATTCAAAGTTAGTAATGGCACGGAAAAAACTACCTGTTTAGAGATATTTCTTCCAAATTCTGAGACTGTTTGA
- a CDS encoding GCN5-related N-acetyltransferase (PFAM: Acetyltransferase (GNAT) family~InterPro IPR000182:IPR019775~KEGG: cyc:PCC7424_0993 GCN5-related N-acetyltransferase~PFAM: GCN5-related N-acetyltransferase~SPTR: GCN5-related N-acetyltransferase), with protein MVGEEIGMDCRHIKFCTDKEKIDLNQLLALYQKNAFWAKNRCLEDVTVAIAHSNPVISVWDNKRLIGSARATSDGIYRATIWDVVIDAEYQGLGLGRKLVETLISHPLLNRVERIYLTTTHQQKFYQRIGFVENETTTMVLYNSYPNPEDLLKQSQNLEEISLNR; from the coding sequence ATGGTTGGGGAGGAAATCGGGATGGATTGTCGTCACATCAAATTTTGTACTGATAAAGAAAAAATTGACCTTAATCAATTGTTAGCCTTGTATCAAAAAAATGCTTTTTGGGCAAAAAATCGTTGTCTTGAAGATGTTACCGTGGCGATCGCCCATAGCAATCCTGTAATATCAGTATGGGATAATAAACGTCTTATCGGTAGTGCTAGGGCAACATCCGATGGTATTTATCGAGCCACCATTTGGGATGTGGTCATTGATGCGGAATATCAAGGGCTAGGATTAGGACGTAAATTAGTAGAAACATTGATCAGCCATCCCCTTCTCAACCGAGTAGAAAGGATATATCTCACCACCACCCATCAACAAAAATTTTATCAAAGAATCGGTTTTGTGGAAAATGAAACTACTACCATGGTGTTATACAACAGCTATCCAAACCCCGAAGATTTGCTCAAACAGTCTCAGAATTTGGAAGAAATATCTCTAAACAGGTAG
- a CDS encoding hypothetical protein (PFAM: Tryptophan-rich protein (DUF2389)~TIGRFAM: tryptophan-rich conserved hypothetical protein~InterPro IPR012663~KEGG: cyt:cce_2206 CHP02450-containing protein~PFAM: Conserved hypothetical protein CHP02450, tryptophan-rich~SPTR: CHP02450-containing protein), with translation MAKKQKFPHLLGSKWTSTQKTWGWRHFQVINRKNKDKWVFAEMTASCDDNVRFWINAQQLKDRDLWQPGWKTLKDIHGD, from the coding sequence ATGGCAAAAAAACAAAAATTTCCCCATTTATTAGGCTCAAAGTGGACATCTACTCAAAAAACATGGGGGTGGAGACACTTTCAAGTTATTAATCGTAAAAATAAAGATAAGTGGGTATTTGCTGAAATGACGGCTTCTTGTGATGATAATGTACGCTTTTGGATTAATGCTCAACAATTAAAGGACAGAGATTTATGGCAACCCGGTTGGAAAACGTTAAAAGATATTCATGGGGATTAA
- a CDS encoding NUDIX hydrolase (PFAM: NUDIX domain~InterPro IPR020084:IPR000086~KEGG: cyp:PCC8801_1440 NUDIX hydrolase~PFAM: NUDIX hydrolase~SPTR: NUDIX hydrolase), which produces MSIIPELPQNLGSRLSFQGRKFQFEVNRLRLPNGVEGEWECIRHPGGALAVPITPDGKLVLVRQYRFAVKGRLLEFPAGTVEKGESPLSTIEREIEEETGYKASQWQNLGKFPLAPGYSDEYIYAFLAQDLEQLPHPPHQDEDEDIEVVLMGFAEFEEVIRRGSQVDAKSIAAYFLARPFLAENN; this is translated from the coding sequence ATGTCAATAATACCAGAACTACCACAAAATCTAGGCTCAAGGCTCTCTTTTCAAGGCAGAAAATTTCAATTTGAAGTCAACAGACTCAGACTACCCAACGGAGTGGAGGGAGAATGGGAATGTATCCGCCATCCGGGGGGAGCTTTAGCTGTTCCTATTACCCCAGATGGTAAACTGGTATTAGTACGTCAATATCGCTTTGCTGTCAAAGGAAGACTCCTCGAATTTCCCGCTGGTACTGTGGAAAAAGGAGAAAGTCCCCTTTCTACCATCGAACGGGAAATAGAAGAAGAAACAGGATACAAAGCCTCTCAATGGCAAAACCTCGGTAAATTTCCCCTTGCCCCCGGTTATTCTGATGAATATATCTACGCCTTTCTGGCTCAGGATTTGGAACAGTTACCCCATCCTCCCCACCAAGACGAAGACGAGGATATTGAAGTTGTCTTGATGGGTTTTGCGGAGTTTGAAGAGGTCATTCGCCGAGGTAGTCAAGTAGATGCGAAATCTATTGCTGCTTATTTTTTAGCTCGTCCTTTTTTAGCGGAAAACAATTAA
- a CDS encoding REG-2-like, HAD superfamily (subfamily IA) hydrolase (PFAM: haloacid dehalogenase-like hydrolase~TIGRFAM: haloacid dehalogenase superfamily, subfamily IA, variant 1 with third motif having Dx(3-4)D or Dx(3-4)E; HAD-superfamily hydrolase, subfamily IIIA; REG-2-like, HAD superfamily (subfamily IA) hydrolase~COGs: COG1011 hydrolase (HAD superfamily)~InterPro IPR005833:IPR005834:IPR011949:IPR006439~KEGG: cyh:Cyan8802_0709 REG-2-like, HAD superfamily (subfamily IA) hydrolase~PFAM: Haloacid dehalogenase domain protein hydrolase~SPTR: HAD-superfamily hydrolase, subfamily IA, variant 1;~TIGRFAM: REG-2-like, HAD superfamily (subfamily IA) hydrolase; HAD-superfamily hydrolase, subfamily IA, variant 1) encodes MKPQVIFLDAVGTLFGVKNNVGWAYTEISKKYGVSGDRTLVNEAFYQCFKDSSPLAFDTQEESRVKSLEFDWWKKIAQDTFTSLGLWEEFTSFDEFFVELYQYFSGSEPWFIYNEVIPTLERWQKEGIELGIISNFDTRIFSVLDSLNLTQYFSSITISSLSGVAKPHPDIFLKALQHHHCSPENAWYIGDSKKEDYWGAKTVGMQSFWLNRE; translated from the coding sequence ATGAAACCACAGGTAATATTTTTGGATGCCGTTGGCACTCTTTTTGGTGTAAAAAATAATGTGGGTTGGGCTTATACCGAAATATCAAAAAAGTATGGAGTAAGTGGCGATCGCACTTTAGTTAATGAAGCATTTTATCAGTGTTTTAAAGATTCTTCACCCCTTGCCTTTGATACCCAAGAAGAAAGTCGAGTAAAATCCCTTGAATTTGACTGGTGGAAAAAAATCGCCCAAGATACCTTTACTTCATTGGGTTTGTGGGAAGAATTTACCAGTTTTGATGAATTTTTTGTAGAGCTATATCAATATTTTAGCGGTAGTGAACCATGGTTTATTTATAATGAGGTTATTCCCACCCTCGAGAGATGGCAAAAAGAAGGGATTGAATTAGGGATTATTTCTAATTTTGATACCCGCATTTTTTCTGTTTTAGACAGTTTAAATCTAACTCAATATTTCTCTAGCATCACCATTTCTTCGTTATCAGGAGTTGCCAAACCCCATCCTGATATTTTCCTCAAAGCCCTACAACATCATCATTGTTCCCCCGAAAATGCTTGGTACATTGGGGATAGTAAAAAGGAAGATTATTGGGGTGCAAAAACTGTCGGTATGCAGTCTTTCTGGCTTAACAGAGAATAG
- a CDS encoding Cysteine desulfurase (PFAM: Aminotransferase class-V~COGs: COG1104 Cysteine sulfinate desulfinase/cysteine desulfurase~InterPro IPR016454:IPR020578:IPR000192~KEGG: cyp:PCC8801_4043 aminotransferase class V~PFAM: aminotransferase class V~PRIAM: Cysteine desulfurase~SPTR: Aminotransferase class V;~manually curated) yields MQIYLDASATTAPRVEVINLMQETLLKGWGNPSSLHSWGERATLILEKARWQVASLINAPSSDAIIFTSGGTEADNLALFGVTTQYDSPQHIIISAVEHSAIALPAQILENQGWQVTRLAVDSRGRVNPQALSMAIQPNTVLVSIIYGQSEVGTIQPIKELATITKNQGILFHTDAVQVAGRLTLDVEELGIDLLSLSAHKFYGIQGAGALYIRPGVKLNSLGGGGGQEKGLRSGTQALGAIASMGLASQLIQEELELETPKIRALRDYLLELLSSFPYLTITGDTIHRLPHHASFIINHPSPLLTGRKLVRELNFAGIGISAGSACNSGKTQPSSTLLAMGYTQNQALKGIRISLDRHTTKEDITWTAMVLRQIINRLISDLNSH; encoded by the coding sequence ATGCAAATTTATTTAGATGCTTCTGCTACTACTGCTCCTCGTGTTGAAGTTATTAATTTGATGCAGGAGACATTATTAAAGGGATGGGGAAATCCCTCTAGTTTGCATAGTTGGGGAGAAAGGGCTACTTTGATTTTGGAAAAAGCGCGATGGCAAGTGGCTTCCTTAATCAATGCTCCTTCTAGTGATGCCATTATTTTTACTTCGGGGGGAACTGAGGCGGATAATTTGGCACTTTTTGGAGTCACTACTCAGTATGATTCCCCTCAACATATTATTATTTCTGCCGTAGAACACAGTGCGATCGCCCTTCCTGCCCAAATTTTAGAAAACCAAGGATGGCAAGTAACCCGTTTAGCCGTGGATAGTAGAGGGAGAGTAAACCCTCAAGCCCTATCCATGGCAATACAACCAAATACGGTGTTAGTGTCAATCATTTATGGACAAAGTGAAGTGGGTACCATTCAACCCATCAAAGAATTAGCTACCATCACCAAAAATCAGGGAATTTTATTCCATACCGATGCGGTACAAGTGGCAGGGCGCTTAACCCTTGATGTGGAAGAGTTGGGGATAGATTTATTATCCCTTTCTGCCCATAAGTTTTATGGCATTCAAGGGGCAGGTGCTTTATATATTCGCCCTGGGGTAAAATTAAATTCCCTCGGGGGAGGCGGTGGACAAGAAAAAGGTTTAAGGTCAGGTACTCAAGCATTAGGGGCGATCGCATCTATGGGTTTAGCCTCCCAACTAATCCAAGAAGAACTAGAATTAGAAACCCCCAAAATTAGGGCATTGCGAGACTATCTACTAGAACTATTATCCTCCTTTCCCTACTTGACCATTACAGGAGATACTATACACCGTTTACCCCATCATGCCAGTTTTATCATAAATCACCCTTCCCCCCTACTCACAGGGCGTAAACTGGTCAGAGAATTAAATTTTGCAGGGATTGGTATCAGTGCAGGATCTGCTTGTAATAGCGGTAAAACTCAACCCTCATCAACCCTTTTGGCGATGGGATATACTCAAAATCAAGCTCTTAAAGGTATTCGCATTAGCTTAGATCGTCACACCACCAAAGAAGACATTACATGGACAGCCATGGTACTCAGGCAAATTATTAACCGCCTCATTTCAGATTTAAATTCACATTAA
- a CDS encoding SSU ribosomal protein S1P (PFAM: S1 RNA binding domain~COGs: COG0539 Ribosomal protein S1~InterPro IPR000110:IPR003029~KEGG: cyu:UCYN_03170 SSU ribosomal protein S1P~PFAM: RNA binding S1 domain protein~SPTR: SSU ribosomal protein S1P) — translation MVSQTETAKTDIGFTHEDFAALLDQYDYHFSPGDVVPGTVFSMEQRGALIDIGAKTAAYIPVQELSINRVDNPDEVLQPNETREFFILTDENEDGQLTLSIRRIEYMRAWERVRQLQQEDATVYSNVFATNRGGALVRVEGLRGFIPGSHISAKDAKEDLLGQDLPLKFLEVDEERNRLVLSHRRALVERKMNGLEVAQVVVGSVRGIKPYGAFIDIGGVSGLLHISEISHDHIDTPHSVFNVNDELKVMIIDLDAERGRISLSTKQLEPEPGDMLTNRELVFEKAEEMAEQYRQRLLAGDDAQEEAAEVVEEETTEVVENVATEETSEVVEETETQVSDNSDEELASSASE, via the coding sequence ATGGTCAGTCAAACAGAAACCGCAAAAACCGATATTGGTTTTACCCATGAAGATTTTGCCGCTCTTTTAGATCAATATGACTATCATTTCAGTCCTGGGGATGTAGTACCCGGTACTGTTTTTAGTATGGAGCAAAGAGGCGCGCTCATCGACATCGGAGCAAAGACTGCCGCTTATATTCCCGTACAAGAACTTTCTATCAACAGAGTTGATAACCCCGATGAGGTTTTACAACCCAACGAAACCAGAGAATTTTTTATCCTCACCGATGAAAACGAAGATGGACAGTTAACCCTCTCTATCCGTCGCATCGAATATATGCGCGCTTGGGAAAGAGTCCGTCAATTACAACAAGAAGATGCCACCGTTTATTCTAATGTATTCGCTACCAACAGAGGTGGTGCATTGGTTAGAGTTGAAGGTTTAAGAGGCTTTATCCCCGGTTCTCACATCAGTGCCAAAGATGCTAAAGAGGATTTATTAGGTCAAGATTTACCCTTAAAATTCTTAGAAGTTGATGAAGAGCGCAATCGTCTTGTATTGAGTCATCGTCGTGCTTTAGTAGAGCGTAAGATGAATGGTTTAGAGGTGGCTCAAGTGGTAGTCGGTTCTGTTCGTGGTATCAAGCCTTATGGTGCCTTTATCGACATCGGCGGTGTAAGTGGTTTATTACACATCTCCGAAATTTCCCATGATCATATTGATACTCCTCATAGTGTGTTCAATGTTAATGATGAATTAAAAGTCATGATCATCGACTTAGACGCAGAAAGAGGACGTATTTCCCTTTCTACTAAGCAATTAGAACCTGAACCTGGTGATATGTTGACTAATCGGGAATTGGTATTTGAAAAAGCTGAAGAAATGGCTGAACAATACCGTCAGAGATTATTAGCTGGTGATGACGCTCAAGAGGAAGCGGCTGAAGTGGTTGAGGAAGAAACTACGGAAGTGGTTGAAAATGTAGCTACTGAGGAAACCAGTGAAGTAGTGGAAGAAACAGAAACTCAAGTCAGTGATAATAGCGATGAGGAATTAGCTTCTAGCGCTAGTGAGTAG
- a CDS encoding penicillin amidase (PFAM: Linear amide C-N hydrolases, choloylglycine hydrolase family~COGs: COG3049 Penicillin V acylase and related amidase~InterPro IPR003199~KEGG: gvi:gll0368 hypothetical protein~PFAM: Choloylglycine hydrolase~SPTR: Gll0368 protein), translating into MMINLFQLPVLACTRAVYHGKDDLVITGRTMDWLTEMDSNLWAFPRGIERSGLAGEKSLKWTSKYGSVGVGVWDIGIADGMNEMGLVANMLYLTETEFPTPSANDPRKAISLSLWVQYVLDNFATVEEAVRAMEKDEFYVIPMQSPDGKEGTVHLSISDATGDSAIFEYLEGKLVIHHSSDYQVMTNSPPFDQQLALNGYWQNIGGTTMLPGTNRPSDRFVRASFYINAVPKTADPAEGIANVFSVMRNASVPLGISTPERPEISSTIWRTVADQKNRRYFFESTRQPNVFWVDMAKLDFSSQSPVKKLNLVDGEVFAGETSALFEPTQGMQFLPAVN; encoded by the coding sequence ATGATGATTAACCTGTTTCAACTTCCCGTCCTAGCCTGTACAAGGGCAGTTTATCATGGCAAAGATGACTTAGTTATAACAGGTCGTACCATGGACTGGTTAACGGAAATGGATAGTAACCTATGGGCTTTTCCTAGGGGCATAGAAAGAAGTGGACTAGCGGGGGAAAAATCCCTAAAATGGACTTCTAAATATGGAAGTGTAGGGGTAGGTGTTTGGGATATTGGCATCGCTGATGGCATGAATGAAATGGGGTTAGTGGCAAATATGCTTTATCTAACCGAGACAGAGTTTCCCACCCCCAGTGCCAATGATCCTCGCAAAGCTATATCCTTATCTCTATGGGTACAGTATGTGCTAGATAACTTTGCCACCGTGGAAGAAGCCGTGAGAGCCATGGAAAAAGATGAATTTTATGTAATTCCCATGCAATCTCCCGACGGTAAAGAGGGAACAGTTCACCTGTCTATCTCCGATGCCACGGGAGATTCTGCTATTTTTGAATATCTCGAGGGTAAATTAGTAATTCACCATAGCTCTGATTATCAAGTGATGACTAATTCACCACCCTTTGACCAACAATTGGCATTAAATGGCTATTGGCAAAATATTGGTGGTACAACCATGTTACCGGGTACTAATCGACCCAGCGATCGTTTTGTTCGGGCTTCTTTTTATATTAACGCAGTTCCTAAAACGGCTGATCCTGCTGAGGGTATCGCCAATGTTTTTTCTGTGATGCGTAATGCTTCTGTACCTTTGGGAATATCTACCCCTGAGCGTCCAGAAATCTCTTCTACTATTTGGCGCACCGTGGCAGACCAAAAAAATCGGCGCTATTTCTTTGAGTCAACCCGTCAGCCCAATGTTTTCTGGGTTGATATGGCTAAGTTAGATTTTTCGTCCCAAAGTCCTGTCAAAAAACTAAACCTCGTTGATGGTGAAGTGTTTGCTGGAGAAACTTCTGCCCTATTTGAACCCACCCAAGGAATGCAGTTTCTTCCTGCGGTTAACTAG